CGTGATAGATGGGGTAACCTGAATAACATGCGAGAGTACTGAAGACACTTCTCTCTTCACATTGTCACGGATCATTCCATATAAGCCTTCCACAAAGGCTGTAAGCTGTTGCTTGAAAAGGAATGCAGGATACTTGCCCTCAACTTGGCGCACGAGATCCATATCAACAGTAATGCTTGACGCACGAAATACCTGTGGATCATATAACACCAAGAGATTAAGAAATGAGTCAAGATAACCTCATCTAGCCTATCATACAATTTTGACAAAATACAATTGCTAGAATTCAGAGAACCCTTGTTAATCATTTTGTTAAAAAAAAAGGATGATTATtcgttctctttctttttttttgtttctcgTTCCCTCTTTTGGCTTTTCTGGTTCTCCTTATGCGTGTTCAAGAAAATaaaaggatatatatatataacataccaTCCTCCCAAGGAAAGACGTCTGAGTCGTTGTTCTTTTCAGTGGTGTTGTTACAGTGCCAGCAGGTTTCAGACTCTTTTGCAGTATAATCAACAATGATGATGCATTTGATAGCCAGTATGCAAGATCGGGGTTGCTGTCTTGTTTCTGTGATACAAATTTTGCAGATTTTTAGAAGGGCAACATAAATCGAATAAGCCAGACAGGATCACGCTATGATGAAGATAATCAAGTAAATCATAGAATCAAACCAAACACAATAATTGGTTAAGTGTTGGAACACTAGCAAGAAATACCTGCATTCCTGAAGCAAAAATCTGAATAATCCGATCAAAAACATTTGTCTTTTCTGCCTCGAAAGTTCTCCAATGAAGAAGACATTTGTATATCGTTATTGCAGCAACTGGTTTTCCATCGCTAAATCCAATGTTTTCGTTAACACAGTTTATAAGTGCTTCAACACTCTCCTGCAATGAAAAGGTGGAGCCATAGTTTAATTTGTTTTCTAATGACTTCATTAACTGCTTTAATTATCGAACATCAGCCCAAGTAAGTACTTGGTGTCTCTCAATTAAAGATCTCCGTCCGAATTCCATAGGTGTGGGTGGTGACTGCAGGGATGATTATATTAGATTCAATCATGAAAAATAAATCTAAAGAGTTATTAACAAGCAGTGTAAGATATTCCAAACCTGTTGTTCGTCTGCAGGTACACTCAAATTCTGCACAGTTGCAAACACTCAGAAGCATAAGAATACTTTCATGTGAGTGtgcacacaagagagagagagagagagagagattacagaTTTTTTATGCATGTTAAGCAAAGGATCAGGTCTTGGTCTCGCAGCATGTTGTCGGAGATTAATGATCTCTGCTTCTGCACTAGCCAACTTCTCTCGAAGGCTGGTCATGGAAATAATTGCAATCGTTTAACATAAGATGGCTTGGTTAATAAAGGATAGAAGCATTTACCAGCATCACGAGTTTATATCAAATACAACATGAAAGAAGAACCTTAGAAATGCATTCTTTAGTTGATTTAGCTGTGACTCTGCCTCTGTAGCTTTCTTCATAGACTCTTCTCTGACTTGGTCTTGTTCTTGAAACCTCTCTTCCGTTTCCTCTATTTTTGTCTCAAGAGAGCTCACCAGTGTCTGCAAGTCAAAAGTTTATCACTCCATTACTCCACTAGGGGTACAAAAAATAATAATTGGATAGCAAGTGTATTCATGCTATGCACACCCTCCTATGATTAGCCATTTAATAGCAAATGATTTAACCAATGAATACTTCTATTTGAACATCGAAGCTACCAGACTAATCAAAATCTAAGATGTTCAATAACATAGATTATTAAAAAAATTAAATGGTATTCATCCTCATTTATGGTTTCACATGAATATCCAGAAAAAGGATGAGGAGTTCACTGATTCAATGGTACCTATATAAGCTACACAAGATTCATCGCTAGATTTTGTTATCACATTTTCTTTTGTATTTGTTCGTATTTCTGCGTTAATACCTTGAGCTTCTCATTTTCAGCAGTGAGCTTCTCTTTTTCGGCAGTGAGCTCATTAACTTGAGTTTCATCAACACGGATCTCTGGCACTAGAGTAACTTTCTCTGCTTTCTCTGATGCTACCTTGGAAGTTTCCTGTTCCTTCTTTAACAATTCTTTTGTTTCCTTGAATTGTTGTTGCAATTCCTGCAATTGTGATTGGAGCTTCTTATTTTCTTGAATTTTCGCTTCCTTGGCTTCTTCCAAATCAGACTGCAAGTATAAAATATGCATATGTAAGTCCAAAATCATCAAAAGTTTCCTTTGTAATGCTATGAGATGCACAATGCTCCTCTTATACTAGCAAATGTGCCAGCTGTTGACATGATATCTGCAGGTTTTTGTTCTTATTGTTCAATCATTTTCCCTCTTCTTTATTCATTCACTACAAGATGTTAATTTACATGACAGTCCAGATTAGTTTAGCAACCTAAGAAGTGCCTATTTGAGAGACCATTTTTATTATTACAATAAATAGCACCTTATTGGCAATAGACAAAATAACATACACCGCAAGATAAAAGTGCCTTAGAACTATTTGACAATAGAGAAAATAATAGAATAACATACAAGTGCGCCATGCATAAACAACATTTTTAGAGACATTGTGGCCATGGTTCTGTGCTAGTTTACCCTGATGCGCTTCTCCACTTGTAACCGCCAAGTAAGCTCCTCGACTTCTTTCTCTAGTTTACTCTTGGCAGCCTGTAGGGCACCAGTTTCCTTTGCAGCCTGAAAGTGGCCAGGCACAAAGAAATCAAATAGTTATCGATAACTGAATCAATTAGAGttataatgaacccagtgatatgCTTTGCTTGGTGATGCAGAGAAATAGAAGCGTAAGACCATGGTAGTTGAGTGGTGTATCCTATATCTTTTTTCGAGCAAACTGGCTGGTATCCTAATAAAAACAGTTCTTTAAGGAAGATAAGGAATAGTTCTGATAACACAAGTTTGCAATTGCACTGCCATGACTTTGGGTAGGACTACGGGTTAGTCCTTGGATATGGTCATAACAAATCGCTAGCAGCCGCAGAAAGTGCACAGCATTCACACCAGTGATGTGGACACAGACCCTGCAGATGATGGCTCTACAGCCACCAACGAGCATGATAAGCCAGCGAGAGGGCGAACCAAGACTGGTGGTGGGATGTATCGCATACAAGGCAGTAGACATGATGATTTTCTATGGGGAGAGAATAGGGAAGAAAAGGACAGTGGCAATTTGGCTCATTTCCAATCACAACAGGGGTAAAATGGTGTTTTTGCACCAGGCCTAATGTCCTGTCAATGCTAATGACTGCTTAAGTATATATAAGGGATTTCCCCCTTGAAGAAACCAACAATACTGTAGCTTGAACCAAGGGAAGAAAGGAGAAATTCAGGATAAGTTTACAAGAAGGGCTCTTACCATTTTGAGCTGTCGAAGTTCTCTTCTAGCTAtttttcctctccaagcacactgaGTTACGAGTATGGCCTTTGTCATCCTCACATATCGTGAGCGCGCTAAATGACAGCGGCATCGACTCTACAAGGCATGAAGTCATATTAGAGTAGGTCTGATATGATGGCATAATATTCCTGATATTAGCCTCTTGTTATCATGAGAAACACAAATATTTCTGATGATTTTTGCTATTATTCTTATTAGCACCTCATTTCACTATGCTGAAAACATAGTATGTTTCTTTATGTCAGTAGAAAACATATCAAGCTTTAGTGATAAGATAAGCACAAATATGACAGAGCCAATAAATATCTatcacaagtactccctccgtgtcCGAAAAAACTTCTCCCAAGCTTGTCCACCATGaagtcaaatggatgtatctagcactaacttggtgctggatacatccatttgagggacaagctttttcggacggagggagtatctgatATATGGTCATCACTTGCATATTCTATTTGTATTTGGTGTATCTAGTCTGATTGAATTAACCATTGAAGCCTCAGAAATACCTGAATAATCACTGCAGCTTTTGTTTGTCGGCAAAAACGCAGTTTGCCGCGAGCAGCCATACCACGTAGACCACATTGGATAGTAGTTGATGCGGAACACAGATCTCTATATTTTATTCTTTCATGGCGCATACGGCGATAGGTCTGAATTTTCAAAGCAGCTGCCTGTCTTCGAAGATTTTCATATAACCTTCTAGCAGTTGTTCCTTTGATAATTAAAGTATAGAAGAAGTCACTATCACTGCTAAAGCAGGGTTTGTGGAGAAAGATTAAAGTGAAAACAGATAAATGTACCCCTGCATACTGCCTGGAGTTGTGTAGCACATGTTCGCATCTCGACATACTTCTTGCGAGACATAAACGAACGAACTTTGGTTTGTAGTTTTTTAGCAGAGAGTCCCAAAACCTCAGTTCTTAGAGCATCTAACTCAGCCATTTGACCAGCACGAAGAAACACTTTTGTTTTCCCTATCTGTAAATTCAAAATCAGAAGGTGAGGCTGATACAAGAATAATGAAACAACATATCAGTGTTTGACAGTCAAACTTTGATTCACCTTTCAGTCTGGGATTTCTATATATTACTGGAATATCTTTTAGCAAACCATTTTGTTTGGGGCATGTGCAGGGGTGGAGCTAGACTGAGATCGACAGGTGTTTATTCTTTGATTTCTGTATTCTGGCACCGTCAGGTGCACCTTACGTGGGTTAGGATGATGCACAAGCGACTCGTCAGAATTATTCTTTGGCTGGGTATGTACAACCCCGAGGGCCCTATTTGGCTCCACCCCGGATACCCAGGTCATAGATACTAAAAATTCCCACACAAATCCAAGGAAAATACAAACATTACTTTCTTTTGGGGATCCAGATtattttttcgagaaaacgcaagaGAGTGGGGGATCCAGATTATAACAGTGTAGATTAAAATTTAGTTCCGTATCGTAACTCAGTTTAACACTGCCTATTCCTTAAAGATTGTCAACTGTGTAGATCAATCATGGGTTCTTGGGGGTTCCTGTTGTGAACTTGTGATGTTATTTCCTTTAAGATGGCCAAACTAAGAAAATTAGCATTGATATTTCTTCTAATAGTTACCTGATAGCCTACAAGGTTAGCTTTCTCGAGAATCATCTTCGTAGAAGTAATTTCAGTATTGCTGCCAAAGGAACGCATAAGTACTAACAACATATGGAACAGAAACAATGAAATAATCAAATAAATAGTAAGTTTACCCTTTACTCAGAGCTTTGGGATGCAGAATACCAAATCGATTGACAAATTCATAAAAGGTTCGCCTAGTGGGGTATCCTAGACAGCTTATCCTTATTGCCTCTAACACACCCTGTTCAGAAAGACAGATGGCATTACACAACTCGAACAACTAATTCTTGAACAGTTAGGAACCTAATTTTCATAAAGTTAACTGTAAGGGAGATATAGGAGCAACAACCAAATGCAGATAATTGTAATTTTGTTTTTTTAGCAGATGCACATTAATCTGTAAGTGTGCATGTTACGGCACCACATTAAATCTAGAGGTAAATGGAGAGTGCATGCATGTTATATTGTCCTGCGGCATTCAAGTTAAATTATTTATTGTTGAAAAAAAATAATGATGTGGAATGTTTTTATCTTCTTCGATGATGCAGAGGGAGTGCATGTGGTGGAAAGTGGAAAGTTGATTGACCGCATGCACTTGATGATGTGGATGTATTGCATGTGCATTTAAATGGGAGGTAGCATGTGTGTGGAACATATGTGatgaggtggataggctgcatgttaagataaataagatagtggggatgaacttcttAGGTATATAGGGTTACATTTTGAACAATAGAAATGAATGTTTACTGCATAACCCATTATGATTTAAGGCTTTGGGCTAAGTATTTATGAATAAAAAAACATGAGCATTCAGTTTCATGCATTGGGACCAGCAACAGTCGAGCAAAAGAAACATCACAGAAACTGGTCATGTTTAATGAATACATAAAGAGAAATTTCACAAGCCTCACCCCACACCGAAGCTGCTGGAGAACATTACTGTTCTCAAATATCTCTGGCTTGAGAACATTATTGGGTTTTATGCAGCGGATGTAGTGTGGTTCTGTTGCACTCAACGTTTCTAACAGAGATTGTAGTTGTTGCTGTAACATCATGCCAAAATAGAGGTGTAAATACACAGAAATATATGTAAGGACCATGGAATAGAGCAAATGTTGTACCTTGAAACTTGAGCCTATCGAAGTAAACTTTGTTGACTTCGCTGATTCTTCAACAGGTGGAAAAAGACTTGAAACAAATGGACATGTTGAAGCATTTAATAGGATCTGATGTTCATTTACAGCATAATCTATGTTTTTATCTAAGAAAAGATCTGTTTGATAAGTGACCTGCAGCAGACAGAGATATAAATTTAGTGTGTGCATCTTAACTttgtaaatactccctccgtccgaaaatacttgtcatcaaaatggattaaaagggatgtatctagaactaatatacatctagatacatcaccttttattcattttgatgacaagtatttccggacggagggagtagcagccAGTTCAAATAGAACCGACTGATTAGCAGGAGCAATAAACCATCTCCTGACAAGATAGATGGATACATGTTTGTCAGGAGGATCAAGGAATGCCAGCTGACTCTAGGCCAAAATGCATGAGGGTGCATATGCAGTAATGCAGAAGagtcaaataaaataaaatttataGAAGGTAGCTATAATAATTAGCTTGATTCTGGGTCAATTAAACATGATCATAGAATGGTAATATCTTGTGCAGTAagtacaccatatgcatcataaatTACATGTCAATCACATATATTTTCCAGCATGTGCAGACAACCGATTACCACTCAAAAACATATAGCCACAAAACATAATATTTACTATTGACATGTATGTCAATAAGGTAACCTACATGTCCAGCATAATGATGAACGGTGAAGTCAGATCTTGAAAATTTGGGTTTACTGAAATGTGGGCTGTCCTTGAACTTCTGATATAGCTTCTCAGCAAATGTTTCATGGGTTGAATTCCGTAGCATGCTGAATCATAATAGAAAACAACTGTTAATAACTTTTTGGGATTCTAACGGAAAAAGGTTATTAACAGTTATTTGTAAATACCATGTCTCATCCAACAGAGCAATTATCCCACCCGGTTTCTGCATCAAATAAATTAGAAACAAGAAATAAGATTGCATAGCATGAGCAGAGCACATAATTAATTGGTTATTACAATATATCATGGCTAGACAATTGcataaaactggaaaaaaaatgcaCGAAACACAATCAACCAGATAGCAGATATGTATCATGCACAGAAATACTGCTGTTCTCATGTATTCAATGGAGGCAAGAGAGGAAAGAAATACTGCTATGCTGATCTGGAATGTCAATATGGATGGAAACTATCGCCGTCTCAGTATACAATCTGGTATACAGACTTATAATGACTAGTACTAGTACATCTAAGTATCTAAGTCATCATCTCCAAATGTTCTAGACCTTGACCCTAGATGCAAGATCTTGTTCAAGCATTACCGTTGTGCTGTATTTTGTTACATGCACCAAACTGATCATAAAGACAGCACTGTGACTAGAATCTGAATTTCAATACCTTTTCAATGAGATCAAGAATTTCCTGGTTGTCTACAAATTGGATGTAGCTCCAGTCAATTTCTTCTTTTGTATATTCTTCTTGTTCCATCTTAAAAACATGCTGTTCATGGGACATGTGTTATTAGTTAGAAAAGGACTCAACGTTAAGCTGGTTGGACGACCTAAACACAAAACTTGTCGAGCAAAGGAGATTTCATTTTATAACCTGGTTAAAATGTTGCTGGAGCTTCTCATTAGTTAGATTGATACAAAATTGCTCAAAGCTGCACACAATTAAAATGTCAGCATGTGCTAATTACCTTCTTTCAAACCTGACATAAGCAGATGGTTATGTATGCAGAAGTTGCATTATCTTCTGCTGCCAGTTAAAAGTATTCATAATCGAGTACTTCGGTGAACAAAAGAATTAGCAACTGAAACCCAGCTCCACCGGGCGGTGCTACAGTGCCTTCCTGAGGCTTGTGCATAAACTACTTTCCTATCAGCGCATCGAGATGCATTGTTGAACCGGTATGGGCCCAAGCCCATCAAGCCTTGTCACTTAGGGCCCAAGCCCATGTGGAGGTACTGACCTAGAAGGAGGCATCCAGTCCCCCCGTTCTCAGGAGAGCCGCCACACACACATACGACACAGCCAAAACAAGGTGAGTCTGCGACACAACATGGTATCAGACGCAGGCGAGGTGCTGGGGACGACGGCGACGGTGGCCTAGTCGCCGGCCGGCGGCGGAGTCcggtggggaggcggcggcgcaTCTGGGCCGACGTGGCTGTGTGCGAGCGCGCGCGTGCGGCTGCGCGTCACGGCGGCGAGCGCACGGCGGCTGCGCGGGCCAGCGGGAAATCAACGGCGGCTGTGCGCGTGGAGGCGTGCGGCTGTGGCGCAGGACGAGGAGAAGAGCCGGAGGAACAGCGAACGTGGAGAGCAGGAGAGGCGTGCTGCTGTCGTTCGCGCGGAGGGAGAGAGCGAGTCCGCACGGCTCTGCTCGTTGCCGTTGTGTCCTGGCTGCTGGGATTGAAGAGAGGAAGGTGCTGCTTATTGTTGCTGCTGCGCGTGCGGAGTGTGAGCAGAGGGGGAGAAAGAACAGAGGGCCTTGCTGTATGTGTGCAGCGGACTGTTGCTGCTGATTCTGCAGAGGACTGTGTGCGGCTGtgcttgctgctgttgttgttgggtGTGTAGAGCCTGTCTCCGAAGATGAGTGAGCCAACAGGCCTTGCTGAGGCTTTCGAGAAGCTAGCTAAGTTCCTCGAGGAGTCGAAATCTGGGGCCATCGTTCCTCGACAGGAAGTGGCTCAGAAGATCGAAC
Above is a window of Triticum dicoccoides isolate Atlit2015 ecotype Zavitan chromosome 5B, WEW_v2.0, whole genome shotgun sequence DNA encoding:
- the LOC119313027 gene encoding myosin-6-like isoform X1, which encodes MASKTKSRFVVGSHVWIEDADEAWMDGQVEEVNGEDLVINCTNGKKATVNVSTAFPKDTESPRGGVEDMTRLAYLHEPGVLQNLKSRYALNEIYTYTGNILIAVNPFQRLPHLYNNHMMGIYKGAEFGELSPHPFAITDRAYRLMINDRISQAILVSGESGAGKTESTKSLMQYLAFMGGKAKAEGRSVQEQILESNPVLEAFGNAKTVRNNNSSRFGKFVEIQFDQYGKISGAAIRTYLLERSRVCQISDPERNYHCFYMLCAAPEERAKYKLGEAKTFRYLNQSNCIELNGFDDSKEYVETRRAMGIVGMSNEEQDAIFKVVAAILHLGNVEFGEGKEEDSSAPKDEKSQFHLKTAAELFMCDAKGLEESLCKRVMATRGESITKNLDAKGAALSRDALSRIVYSRLFDWLVNKINSSIGQDPDSKILIGVLDIYGFESFKTNSFEQFCINLTNEKLQQHFNQHVFKMEQEEYTKEEIDWSYIQFVDNQEILDLIEKKPGGIIALLDETCMLRNSTHETFAEKLYQKFKDSPHFSKPKFSRSDFTVHHYAGHVTYQTDLFLDKNIDYAVNEHQILLNASTCPFVSSLFPPVEESAKSTKFTSIGSSFKQQLQSLLETLSATEPHYIRCIKPNNVLKPEIFENSNVLQQLRCGGVLEAIRISCLGYPTRRTFYEFVNRFGILHPKALSKGNTEITSTKMILEKANLVGYQIGKTKVFLRAGQMAELDALRTEVLGLSAKKLQTKVRSFMSRKKYVEMRTCATQLQAVCRGTTARRLYENLRRQAAALKIQTYRRMRHERIKYRDLCSASTTIQCGLRGMAARGKLRFCRQTKAAVIIQSRCRCHLARSRYVRMTKAILVTQCAWRGKIARRELRQLKMAAKETGALQAAKSKLEKEVEELTWRLQVEKRIRSDLEEAKEAKIQENKKLQSQLQELQQQFKETKELLKKEQETSKVASEKAEKVTLVPEIRVDETQVNELTAEKEKLTAENEKLKTLVSSLETKIEETEERFQEQDQVREESMKKATEAESQLNQLKNAFLSLREKLASAEAEIINLRQHAARPRPDPLLNMHKKSNLSVPADEQQSPPTPMEFGRRSLIERHQESVEALINCVNENIGFSDGKPVAAITIYKCLLHWRTFEAEKTNVFDRIIQIFASGMQKQDSNPDLAYWLSNASSLLIILQKSLKPAGTVTTPLKRTTTQTSFLGRMVFRASSITVDMDLVRQVEGKYPAFLFKQQLTAFVEGLYGMIRDNVKREVSSVLSHVIQAPRTAKAGLLTDQHSYWKVIVGHFNDLLKILQENCVPTIFCRKIFTQLYAYINAQLFNSLLVRRECCSFSNGEYVKQGLEELETWCTQAKPEYAGSAWDELKHITQAVGFLVIFKKFRVSYDEIMSDLCPVLSVHQLYRICTQYWDDKYNTESVSEEVLNEMKTLVNEGAGSGAYLLDEETSMPLSLEEIGNSMDTKEFQNVVPPQELLDNASFQFLKI
- the LOC119313027 gene encoding myosin-8-like isoform X2 — translated: MARGCGGGSSILALHPMTTTTSPSSPHPLLKKASKTKSRFVVGSHVWIEDADEAWMDGQVEEVNGEDLVINCTNGKKATVNVSTAFPKDTESPRGGVEDMTRLAYLHEPGVLQNLKSRYALNEIYTYTGNILIAVNPFQRLPHLYNNHMMGIYKGAEFGELSPHPFAITDRAYRLMINDRISQAILVSGESGAGKTESTKSLMQYLAFMGGKAKAEGRSVQEQILESNPVLEAFGNAKTVRNNNSSRFGKFVEIQFDQYGKISGAAIRTYLLERSRVCQISDPERNYHCFYMLCAAPEERAKYKLGEAKTFRYLNQSNCIELNGFDDSKEYVETRRAMGIVGMSNEEQDAIFKVVAAILHLGNVEFGEGKEEDSSAPKDEKSQFHLKTAAELFMCDAKGLEESLCKRVMATRGESITKNLDAKGAALSRDALSRIVYSRLFDWLVNKINSSIGQDPDSKILIGVLDIYGFESFKTNSFEQFCINLTNEKLQQHFNQHVFKMEQEEYTKEEIDWSYIQFVDNQEILDLIEKKPGGIIALLDETCMLRNSTHETFAEKLYQKFKDSPHFSKPKFSRSDFTVHHYAGHVTYQTDLFLDKNIDYAVNEHQILLNASTCPFVSSLFPPVEESAKSTKFTSIGSSFKQQLQSLLETLSATEPHYIRCIKPNNVLKPEIFENSNVLQQLRCGGVLEAIRISCLGYPTRRTFYEFVNRFGILHPKALSKGNTEITSTKMILEKANLVGYQIGKTKVFLRAGQMAELDALRTEVLGLSAKKLQTKVRSFMSRKKYVEMRTCATQLQAVCRGTTARRLYENLRRQAAALKIQTYRRMRHERIKYRDLCSASTTIQCGLRGMAARGKLRFCRQTKAAVIIQSRCRCHLARSRYVRMTKAILVTQCAWRGKIARRELRQLKMAAKETGALQAAKSKLEKEVEELTWRLQVEKRIRSDLEEAKEAKIQENKKLQSQLQELQQQFKETKELLKKEQETSKVASEKAEKVTLVPEIRVDETQVNELTAEKEKLTAENEKLKTLVSSLETKIEETEERFQEQDQVREESMKKATEAESQLNQLKNAFLSLREKLASAEAEIINLRQHAARPRPDPLLNMHKKSNLSVPADEQQSPPTPMEFGRRSLIERHQESVEALINCVNENIGFSDGKPVAAITIYKCLLHWRTFEAEKTNVFDRIIQIFASGMQKQDSNPDLAYWLSNASSLLIILQKSLKPAGTVTTPLKRTTTQTSFLGRMVFRASSITVDMDLVRQVEGKYPAFLFKQQLTAFVEGLYGMIRDNVKREVSSVLSHVIQAPRTAKAGLLTDQHSYWKVIVGHFNDLLKILQENCVPTIFCRKIFTQLYAYINAQLFNSLLVRRECCSFSNGEYVKQGLEELETWCTQAKPEYAGSAWDELKHITQAVGFLVIFKKFRVSYDEIMSDLCPVLSVHQLYRICTQYWDDKYNTESVSEEVLNEMKTLVNEGAGSGAYLLDEETSMPLSLEEIGNSMDTKEFQNVVPPQELLDNASFQFLKI